One Stigmatopora nigra isolate UIUO_SnigA chromosome 1, RoL_Snig_1.1, whole genome shotgun sequence DNA segment encodes these proteins:
- the LOC144200484 gene encoding nck-associated protein 5-like isoform X4, translated as MQREVARSESGGTMREKLIHELEEERRLRLESEKRLREVTEESELGRAQIISLQQQFSRMEETVRSLLQNQGLVDQTAPDTMDIMKLYKEKLSEEVQKQHDCPMENSPLPATQTELASATQLLTDASQTDNNDDRTKLLLERLKTLEERNSVLALENESQREQYERCLDEVANQVVQALVTQKDLREECLKLRTRVFDLEQQNRALGILFQQRIKPTSELLLQKLQSRIMDLSAADLLQEPEKSKAFLLSRNTSPSNDIQLNGKSGLPITKCLSQLSLTAPMPVYPRSSCSSSEVSLSSACSELSSGSYTWNDGRSCGKMHSSLTWDKRLNLGSSAPSNISVPLEEQTSTRRKETRILEGLRKLQRWKHRSSSSSRISKSGYKDCMNSNEGIYSLGIKSSSKGVSKPTHVGRTSVFVAKKCLYDSDDADDELMQAGHVAEIPTKDSWFHCRKPSHSISGTLCSWDGIQDNSGIGDHSGGLVPTKPPADLDSKDCPETLTSFLSRCLTEDGRPSAFTRVLHVGTRDSEGSNCLSDLDDIEELNCDSRDLQLPLSQRTVQVERISRDTSKSLMAQCLQRERGQTADGTPEHVNALIGANIYLSEERISSVFDAEGEPIELSPQERTEDSGSIIETPVSNVVDKYNALAPQERPTKQKPTLSGNSTVLDSPEKPSEYQLRTNKTNHSMGGNADRLSMQFTPQRKLFKSPGSRANKGHSIPPLNDSASPMSGASKLRGFNKPSATPIRQSKDTTTDASSGNSGNSIQEKTPPPSTTKISRFIKSSHSPKVANSKLPNRSEWKKGSSPSSPRLLRRQLQYGDNCEQPTRDKHCESIKNKLRSPSPPPPPGRTTSLLIKPNYEGSPQAHKNGVSQPSMTTTVRGPPPSYYTSLQPYMQATLPIKDKDLDMDAGYGTALAPQKLVEKTSQHLLKSSGMIPLQEHSITDTPKRITTKDYLPPTNSGFDQDSENSPKSSKNVPPPYSAVRGSSLHSSFACKRGSTHEYDHQSVQKPSVSLPVSIQEAPLVKTELQNVKTVSTANSVMTSTNSSEKGQKSRISMGFKGFLKSPPSHKNTPSFPDKQEKDHINLVSKETVTSNASIQCDSLHSVYSIDSPTKMSQGEVHCRLPEEEVIPVLTPEEADVCDKGKRSSQLFSRSISINSKSHLKPALGMNGAKARSQSFSTNYIEKPNVNVMEGQGKTRTHIITNSTERGSSLSRQSSLEAPSVGLMESPIYSPKARTNNQNVVPERTSKLISKGDESQGTVKVQTLTSPSHKEPCYKNSLNNICKLGKVTSHNAPPVSGPCSSENLVGETGGTMMSLNEEEFSLGVKTQTDSLNKTPDTDSKKSSPPACTIEEKVMMGIEENLQKCQEQEKVAASEAKQKTAPSLANWFGFRKSKLPAPAGKKADLPKGREEKKEMKIGSMLGVKQTKLDKKKDKKKNDSVETQNQSELNNKLSSIMDHCNNQMGQIASQIQCTTALIGKDQFVKELLGRAAEKANLVTTTPTGISTPKKHSEIKGDIKTCPDATTLLMCQKLKMGCDNKEGCVGDAASQDNLIGSSCQMRTLDSGIGTFPLPDSVTRANGRHHSKCDPGPDKVAAEVRAEPPSPSSECSQRRVKMPSLPITCLHAPGSLGHSFSDPFLTHSGSNTDVQTRLPKPSGANRTKRLSLFTPRSSASASYGYKDDETVRRRKASDHDISAERALRLCTTYSGSSSGSDTETELKQPGMTLSPLQSSRINCSNTTNPEGHSSWEDGHLPQTAVLSGHHRGVP; from the exons GATGGAAGAGACGGTGCGGTCGCTGCTGCAGAATCAAGGACTGGTGGACCAGACGGCACCAGACACGATGGACATCATGAAACTCTACAAA GAGAAACTCTCAGAAGAAGTGCAAAAGCAGCATGATTGCCCAATGGAGAACAGCCCCCTGCCGGCAACTCAGACGGAGCTCGCGTCTGCCACGCAACTGCTCACCGATGCCAGCCAAACTGACAATAACGATGACAGAACCAAGCTTCTGTTGGAACGCCTGAAGACCCTAGAG GAGAGGAACTCAGTCTTAGCGTTGGAGAACGAAAGCCAGAGAGAGCAGTATGAACGCTGTCTGGATGAG GTTGCCAATCAGGTTGTGCAAGCCCTTGTCACCCAGAAG GACCTAAGAGAGGAATGTCTAAAGCTGCGCACTCGAGTTTTTGATCTGGAGCAACAGAATCGGGCTCTGGGCATTTTGTTTCAGCAGCGTATCAAGCCCACCTCAGAGCTGCTCCTGCAG AAACTCCAGTCACGGATCATGGATCTGTCTGCGGCTGACTTGCTGCAGGAGCCGGAGAAAAGCAAGGCTTTCTTACTCTCCAGGAACACATCTCCTTCAAAT GATATTCAGTTGAATGGGAAGTCGGGTTTGCCCATCACCAAGTGTCTAAGCCAGCTGAGTCTAACTGCACCGATGCCAGTGTACCCACGCAGCAGCTGTAGCAGCAGTGAAGTGTCTTTGTCAAGTGCGTGCAGCGAACTCTCTAGTGGCTCTTACACCTGGAACGATGGCCGCTCCTGTGGGAAAATG CACTCATCCCTCACTTGGGATAAAAGGCTAAATTTGGGTTCCTCGGCCCCAAGCAACATCAGTGTCCCACTGGAAGAACAGACATCTACCAGGCGCAAGGAGACCAGAATTCTAGAGGGACTAAGAAAATTACAGAGGTGGAAGCACAGATCTTCGTCTTCTTCCAGGATCTCTAAATCAGGCTACAAAGATTGCATGAACTCCAACGAGGGCATTTACTCACTTGGCATCAAAAGTAGCAGTAAAGGTGTATCTAAGCCCACCCATGTTGGAAGAACATCAGTTTTTGTAGCAAAAAAGTGTTTGTATGATTCTGATGATGCAGATGATGAGCTCATGCAAGCTGGCCATGTAGCCGAGATCCCGACAAAGGATAGCTGGTTTCACTGCAGGAAGCCCTCCCACAGCATTTCTGGCACACTATGTAGTTGGGACGGAATACAAGACAATAGTGGTATAGGAGACCATAGTGGTGGGCTTGTACCAACGAAACCGCCGGCTGACTTGGACTCGAAAGATTGTCCGGAGACACTCACGAGTTTCCTCAGTAGATGCCTCACAGAAGATGGGCGGCCATCAGCATTCACTAGAGTTCTGCATGTTGGCACACGAGACTCCGAGGGGTCTAACTGTCTTTCAGATCTGGACGATATAGAAGAACTGAATTGTGATTCTAGAGATTTGCAGTTGCCCTTAAGCCAACGAACTGTGCAAGTGGAGAGGATATCTCGGGATACTTCAAAGTCACTTATGGCACAATGCTTGCAAAGGGAAAGAGGTCAGACTGCAGATGGCACACCCGAACATGTCAATGCACTTAtaggggcaaatatttatctatcTGAGGAGAGAATCTCCAGTGTTTTTGATGCGGAAGGGGAGCCAATTGAATTAAGTCCACAGGAGCGTACCGAGGATTCTGGTTCTATAATTGAAACTCCAGTTAGCAATGTAGTGGATAAATACAATGCATTAGCTCCTCAAGAAAGGCCGACAAAACAGAAACCCACACTTTCGGGAAACTCGACAGTCCTTGATTCTCCAGAGAAGCCATCTGAATATCAGCTCaggacaaacaaaacaaaccacaGCATGGGTGGAAATGCAGATAGGTTGTCGATGCAGTTCACTCCGCAGAGGAAGTTATTCAAAAGCCCTGGCAGCCGAGCTAATAAAGGACATTCAATCCCACCTTTGAATGATTCTGCCAGTCCCATGTCAGGTGCCTCAAAATTACGTGGCTTTAATAAACCTTCTGCAACCCCAATCAGACAGTCAAAAGACACGACCACTGATGCAAGCAGTGGGAACTCAGGAAATTCTATTCAGGAGAAAACACCACCACCTTCAACAACTAAAATATCCAGGTTTATCAAGAGCTCCCACAGCCCAAAGGTAGCCAACTCAAAGCTTCCAAATAGGTCTGAATGGAAGAAGGGCTCTTCTCCAAGTTCCCCTCGACTCTTGAGGAGACAATTACAGTATGGTGACAATTGTGAACAGCCAACGAGAGACAAACACTGTGAAAGCATCAAAAACAAACTCAGGTCTCCTTCACCACCCCCTCCCCCTGGCCGCACCACCTCCTTACTGATCAAACCAAATTACGAGGGGTCACCTCAAGCACATAAAAATGGGGTGTCTCAGCCATCGATGACAACCACTGTGAGAGGCCCTCCTCCAAGTTACTACACCTCTCTCCAACCATATATGCAAGCTACATTACCCATTAAAGATAAAGACTTAGATATGGATGCCGGCTATGGGACTGCACTTGCACCTCAAAAACTGGTTGAGAAAACCAGTCAGCACCTTCTAAAGTCCTCTGGCATGATACCATTACAGGAGCATTCCATTACAGACACTCCCAAGAGGATCACCACAAAAGACTACCTCCCTCCCACAAACTCAGGCTTTGACCAAGACTCTGAAAATTCACCTAAAAGCTCAAAGAATGTCCCTCCTCCCTACAGTGCCGTCAGAGGTTCTTCTCTTCACAGCTCATTTGCTTGTAAAAGAGGGTCCACTCATGAATATGACCATCAGTCTGTGCAGAAGCCCTCAGTTAGTTTACCCGTTTCTATTCAAGAAGCCCCTTTGGTGAAAACAGAgctacaaaatgtaaaaactgtCAGTACTGCAAACTCAGTTATGACTTCCACTAACTCTTCAGAAAAGGGTCAGAAGAGTCGCATCTCAATGGGGTTCAAAGGATTTTTAAAATCCCCCCCCAGTCATAAAAATACTCCCTCTTTCCCAGACAAGCAAGAGAAAGATCATATCAACTTAGTTTCCAAGGAGACTGTGACCTCTAATGCCTCTATTCAGTGTGACAGCTTGCATTCCGTGTACAGTATTGATTCTCCCACTAAGATGTCACAAGGTGAGGTTCACTGTAGGTTACCAGAGGAAGAGGTTATTCCCGTTCTGACACCAGAGGAGGCGGATGTTTGCGACAAAGGGAAGAGGAGCAGTCAACTTTTCTCTAGATCCATCTCTATTAACTCCAAATCCCATCTAAAGCCTGCTTTAGGAATGAATGGTGCCAAAGCCAGAAGCCAGAGCTTCAGTACCAACTACATTGAGAAGCCAAACGTCAATGTTATGGAGGGGCAAGGAAAAACCAGAACTCATATTATCACAAACTCCACAGAAAGGGGAAGCTCGCTTTCCAGACAGAGTTCCTTGGAGGCACCAAGCGTTGGGTTGATGGAGAGTCCAATCTATTCACCTAAGGCAAGAACAAACAATCAAAATGTTGTACCTGAGAGAACCTCTAAATTAATCTCCAAAGGGGATGAATCTCAGGGCACAGTCAAGGTGCAGACACTCACGTCACCCTCTCACAAGGAACCATGCtataaaaatagtttaaataaTATCTGTAAGCTTGGAAAAGTCACATCACACAATGCGCCTCCAGTATCTGGCCCATGTAGTTCAGAAAACCTGGTGGGAGAGACAGGAGGCACAATGATGAGCCTTAATGAGGAAGAGTTTAGCTTAGGGGTAAAAACCCAGACAGACTCTCTGAACAAAACCCCAGATACAGACAGCAAAAAAAGCAGCCCACCAGCTTGTACTATCGAAGAGAAGGTCATGATGGGAATTGAAGAAAACttgcaaaaatgtcaagaacAAGAGAAAGTTGCAGCAAGTGAGGCCAAACAAAAAACAGCTCCGTCACTGGCAAACTGGTTTGGTTTCCGGAAGAGCAAACTTCCCGCTCCAGCTGGAAAGAAAGCAGACTTGCCCAAaggaagagaggaaaaaaaggagatgaAAATTGGATCGATGCTTGGCGTCAAACAGACAAAGCTAGACAAGAAGAAggacaagaagaaaaatgacagtGTGGAGACCCAGAATCAATCTGAGTTGAACAACAAGCTCAGCTCCATCATGGACCACTGTAACAATCAAATGGGCCAGATTGCCAGTCAGATCCAGTGCACAACGGCGCTCATCGGCAAGGACCAGTTCGTAAAAGAGCTTCTTGGCAG GGCTGCTGAAAAAGCCAACTTGGTGACTACAACGCCAACTGGGATCTCCACACCTAAGAAACATTCTGAGATTAAAGGAGACATCAAAACCTGCCCAGATGCAACT ACGCTCCTAATGTGTCAGAAGCTCAAAATGGGGTGTGACAACAAGGAGGGGTGTGTGGGAGATGCTGCTAGCCAAGACAACCTGATAG GCTCCAGTTGTCAGATGAGAACACTGGACAGCGGGATTGGCACCTTCCCTCTCCCTGACTCGGTCACGCGAGCCAACGGACGGCACCACTCAAAGTGTGACCCCGGGCCAGATAAGGTTGCTGCCGAAGTCCGAGCGGAGCCTCCCTCACCTTCTTCAGAATGCTCACAACGGCGTGTCAAAATGCCTTCCCTACCCATCACCTGCCTGCATGCACCTGGAAGCTTGGGTCACTCCTTCTCAGACCCATTTCTTACTCACAGTGGTTCCAACACAGATGTTCAGACACGATTACCCAAACCATCTG GAGCAAACAGAACCAAGCGGTTGAGTCTGTTCACCCCTCGGAGTAGTGCTTCAGCCTCATATGGGTATAAAGATGACGAAACTGTGCGGAGGAGAAAAGCCAGCGACCATGACATTTCTGCC gaAAGAGCCCTGCGATTGTGTACAACATACTCAGGTAGCAGCAGTGGCAGTGACACTGAGACCGAACTTAAGCAGCCTGGAATGACTTTAAGCCCTCTGCAAAGCTCAAGGATCAACTGCAGCAATACGACCAACCCAG AAGGACATTCCTCCTGGGAAGACGGTCATCTACCCCAAACAGCCGTGCTCTCCGGACATCACCGTGGAGTCCCTTAA
- the LOC144200484 gene encoding nck-associated protein 5-like isoform X5, translating to MKKEVTRMEETVRSLLQNQGLVDQTAPDTMDIMKLYKEKLSEEVQKQHDCPMENSPLPATQTELASATQLLTDASQTDNNDDRTKLLLERLKTLEERNSVLALENESQREQYERCLDEVANQVVQALVTQKDLREECLKLRTRVFDLEQQNRALGILFQQRIKPTSELLLQKLQSRIMDLSAADLLQEPEKSKAFLLSRNTSPSNDIQLNGKSGLPITKCLSQLSLTAPMPVYPRSSCSSSEVSLSSACSELSSGSYTWNDGRSCGKMHSSLTWDKRLNLGSSAPSNISVPLEEQTSTRRKETRILEGLRKLQRWKHRSSSSSRISKSGYKDCMNSNEGIYSLGIKSSSKGVSKPTHVGRTSVFVAKKCLYDSDDADDELMQAGHVAEIPTKDSWFHCRKPSHSISGTLCSWDGIQDNSGIGDHSGGLVPTKPPADLDSKDCPETLTSFLSRCLTEDGRPSAFTRVLHVGTRDSEGSNCLSDLDDIEELNCDSRDLQLPLSQRTVQVERISRDTSKSLMAQCLQRERGQTADGTPEHVNALIGANIYLSEERISSVFDAEGEPIELSPQERTEDSGSIIETPVSNVVDKYNALAPQERPTKQKPTLSGNSTVLDSPEKPSEYQLRTNKTNHSMGGNADRLSMQFTPQRKLFKSPGSRANKGHSIPPLNDSASPMSGASKLRGFNKPSATPIRQSKDTTTDASSGNSGNSIQEKTPPPSTTKISRFIKSSHSPKVANSKLPNRSEWKKGSSPSSPRLLRRQLQYGDNCEQPTRDKHCESIKNKLRSPSPPPPPGRTTSLLIKPNYEGSPQAHKNGVSQPSMTTTVRGPPPSYYTSLQPYMQATLPIKDKDLDMDAGYGTALAPQKLVEKTSQHLLKSSGMIPLQEHSITDTPKRITTKDYLPPTNSGFDQDSENSPKSSKNVPPPYSAVRGSSLHSSFACKRGSTHEYDHQSVQKPSVSLPVSIQEAPLVKTELQNVKTVSTANSVMTSTNSSEKGQKSRISMGFKGFLKSPPSHKNTPSFPDKQEKDHINLVSKETVTSNASIQCDSLHSVYSIDSPTKMSQGEVHCRLPEEEVIPVLTPEEADVCDKGKRSSQLFSRSISINSKSHLKPALGMNGAKARSQSFSTNYIEKPNVNVMEGQGKTRTHIITNSTERGSSLSRQSSLEAPSVGLMESPIYSPKARTNNQNVVPERTSKLISKGDESQGTVKVQTLTSPSHKEPCYKNSLNNICKLGKVTSHNAPPVSGPCSSENLVGETGGTMMSLNEEEFSLGVKTQTDSLNKTPDTDSKKSSPPACTIEEKVMMGIEENLQKCQEQEKVAASEAKQKTAPSLANWFGFRKSKLPAPAGKKADLPKGREEKKEMKIGSMLGVKQTKLDKKKDKKKNDSVETQNQSELNNKLSSIMDHCNNQMGQIASQIQCTTALIGKDQFVKELLGRAAEKANLVTTTPTGISTPKKHSEIKGDIKTCPDATTLLMCQKLKMGCDNKEGCVGDAASQDNLIGSSCQMRTLDSGIGTFPLPDSVTRANGRHHSKCDPGPDKVAAEVRAEPPSPSSECSQRRVKMPSLPITCLHAPGSLGHSFSDPFLTHSGSNTDVQTRLPKPSGANRTKRLSLFTPRSSASASYGYKDDETVRRRKASDHDISAERALRLCTTYSGSSSGSDTETELKQPGMTLSPLQSSRINCSNTTNPEGHSSWEDGHLPQTAVLSGHHRGVP from the exons GATGGAAGAGACGGTGCGGTCGCTGCTGCAGAATCAAGGACTGGTGGACCAGACGGCACCAGACACGATGGACATCATGAAACTCTACAAA GAGAAACTCTCAGAAGAAGTGCAAAAGCAGCATGATTGCCCAATGGAGAACAGCCCCCTGCCGGCAACTCAGACGGAGCTCGCGTCTGCCACGCAACTGCTCACCGATGCCAGCCAAACTGACAATAACGATGACAGAACCAAGCTTCTGTTGGAACGCCTGAAGACCCTAGAG GAGAGGAACTCAGTCTTAGCGTTGGAGAACGAAAGCCAGAGAGAGCAGTATGAACGCTGTCTGGATGAG GTTGCCAATCAGGTTGTGCAAGCCCTTGTCACCCAGAAG GACCTAAGAGAGGAATGTCTAAAGCTGCGCACTCGAGTTTTTGATCTGGAGCAACAGAATCGGGCTCTGGGCATTTTGTTTCAGCAGCGTATCAAGCCCACCTCAGAGCTGCTCCTGCAG AAACTCCAGTCACGGATCATGGATCTGTCTGCGGCTGACTTGCTGCAGGAGCCGGAGAAAAGCAAGGCTTTCTTACTCTCCAGGAACACATCTCCTTCAAAT GATATTCAGTTGAATGGGAAGTCGGGTTTGCCCATCACCAAGTGTCTAAGCCAGCTGAGTCTAACTGCACCGATGCCAGTGTACCCACGCAGCAGCTGTAGCAGCAGTGAAGTGTCTTTGTCAAGTGCGTGCAGCGAACTCTCTAGTGGCTCTTACACCTGGAACGATGGCCGCTCCTGTGGGAAAATG CACTCATCCCTCACTTGGGATAAAAGGCTAAATTTGGGTTCCTCGGCCCCAAGCAACATCAGTGTCCCACTGGAAGAACAGACATCTACCAGGCGCAAGGAGACCAGAATTCTAGAGGGACTAAGAAAATTACAGAGGTGGAAGCACAGATCTTCGTCTTCTTCCAGGATCTCTAAATCAGGCTACAAAGATTGCATGAACTCCAACGAGGGCATTTACTCACTTGGCATCAAAAGTAGCAGTAAAGGTGTATCTAAGCCCACCCATGTTGGAAGAACATCAGTTTTTGTAGCAAAAAAGTGTTTGTATGATTCTGATGATGCAGATGATGAGCTCATGCAAGCTGGCCATGTAGCCGAGATCCCGACAAAGGATAGCTGGTTTCACTGCAGGAAGCCCTCCCACAGCATTTCTGGCACACTATGTAGTTGGGACGGAATACAAGACAATAGTGGTATAGGAGACCATAGTGGTGGGCTTGTACCAACGAAACCGCCGGCTGACTTGGACTCGAAAGATTGTCCGGAGACACTCACGAGTTTCCTCAGTAGATGCCTCACAGAAGATGGGCGGCCATCAGCATTCACTAGAGTTCTGCATGTTGGCACACGAGACTCCGAGGGGTCTAACTGTCTTTCAGATCTGGACGATATAGAAGAACTGAATTGTGATTCTAGAGATTTGCAGTTGCCCTTAAGCCAACGAACTGTGCAAGTGGAGAGGATATCTCGGGATACTTCAAAGTCACTTATGGCACAATGCTTGCAAAGGGAAAGAGGTCAGACTGCAGATGGCACACCCGAACATGTCAATGCACTTAtaggggcaaatatttatctatcTGAGGAGAGAATCTCCAGTGTTTTTGATGCGGAAGGGGAGCCAATTGAATTAAGTCCACAGGAGCGTACCGAGGATTCTGGTTCTATAATTGAAACTCCAGTTAGCAATGTAGTGGATAAATACAATGCATTAGCTCCTCAAGAAAGGCCGACAAAACAGAAACCCACACTTTCGGGAAACTCGACAGTCCTTGATTCTCCAGAGAAGCCATCTGAATATCAGCTCaggacaaacaaaacaaaccacaGCATGGGTGGAAATGCAGATAGGTTGTCGATGCAGTTCACTCCGCAGAGGAAGTTATTCAAAAGCCCTGGCAGCCGAGCTAATAAAGGACATTCAATCCCACCTTTGAATGATTCTGCCAGTCCCATGTCAGGTGCCTCAAAATTACGTGGCTTTAATAAACCTTCTGCAACCCCAATCAGACAGTCAAAAGACACGACCACTGATGCAAGCAGTGGGAACTCAGGAAATTCTATTCAGGAGAAAACACCACCACCTTCAACAACTAAAATATCCAGGTTTATCAAGAGCTCCCACAGCCCAAAGGTAGCCAACTCAAAGCTTCCAAATAGGTCTGAATGGAAGAAGGGCTCTTCTCCAAGTTCCCCTCGACTCTTGAGGAGACAATTACAGTATGGTGACAATTGTGAACAGCCAACGAGAGACAAACACTGTGAAAGCATCAAAAACAAACTCAGGTCTCCTTCACCACCCCCTCCCCCTGGCCGCACCACCTCCTTACTGATCAAACCAAATTACGAGGGGTCACCTCAAGCACATAAAAATGGGGTGTCTCAGCCATCGATGACAACCACTGTGAGAGGCCCTCCTCCAAGTTACTACACCTCTCTCCAACCATATATGCAAGCTACATTACCCATTAAAGATAAAGACTTAGATATGGATGCCGGCTATGGGACTGCACTTGCACCTCAAAAACTGGTTGAGAAAACCAGTCAGCACCTTCTAAAGTCCTCTGGCATGATACCATTACAGGAGCATTCCATTACAGACACTCCCAAGAGGATCACCACAAAAGACTACCTCCCTCCCACAAACTCAGGCTTTGACCAAGACTCTGAAAATTCACCTAAAAGCTCAAAGAATGTCCCTCCTCCCTACAGTGCCGTCAGAGGTTCTTCTCTTCACAGCTCATTTGCTTGTAAAAGAGGGTCCACTCATGAATATGACCATCAGTCTGTGCAGAAGCCCTCAGTTAGTTTACCCGTTTCTATTCAAGAAGCCCCTTTGGTGAAAACAGAgctacaaaatgtaaaaactgtCAGTACTGCAAACTCAGTTATGACTTCCACTAACTCTTCAGAAAAGGGTCAGAAGAGTCGCATCTCAATGGGGTTCAAAGGATTTTTAAAATCCCCCCCCAGTCATAAAAATACTCCCTCTTTCCCAGACAAGCAAGAGAAAGATCATATCAACTTAGTTTCCAAGGAGACTGTGACCTCTAATGCCTCTATTCAGTGTGACAGCTTGCATTCCGTGTACAGTATTGATTCTCCCACTAAGATGTCACAAGGTGAGGTTCACTGTAGGTTACCAGAGGAAGAGGTTATTCCCGTTCTGACACCAGAGGAGGCGGATGTTTGCGACAAAGGGAAGAGGAGCAGTCAACTTTTCTCTAGATCCATCTCTATTAACTCCAAATCCCATCTAAAGCCTGCTTTAGGAATGAATGGTGCCAAAGCCAGAAGCCAGAGCTTCAGTACCAACTACATTGAGAAGCCAAACGTCAATGTTATGGAGGGGCAAGGAAAAACCAGAACTCATATTATCACAAACTCCACAGAAAGGGGAAGCTCGCTTTCCAGACAGAGTTCCTTGGAGGCACCAAGCGTTGGGTTGATGGAGAGTCCAATCTATTCACCTAAGGCAAGAACAAACAATCAAAATGTTGTACCTGAGAGAACCTCTAAATTAATCTCCAAAGGGGATGAATCTCAGGGCACAGTCAAGGTGCAGACACTCACGTCACCCTCTCACAAGGAACCATGCtataaaaatagtttaaataaTATCTGTAAGCTTGGAAAAGTCACATCACACAATGCGCCTCCAGTATCTGGCCCATGTAGTTCAGAAAACCTGGTGGGAGAGACAGGAGGCACAATGATGAGCCTTAATGAGGAAGAGTTTAGCTTAGGGGTAAAAACCCAGACAGACTCTCTGAACAAAACCCCAGATACAGACAGCAAAAAAAGCAGCCCACCAGCTTGTACTATCGAAGAGAAGGTCATGATGGGAATTGAAGAAAACttgcaaaaatgtcaagaacAAGAGAAAGTTGCAGCAAGTGAGGCCAAACAAAAAACAGCTCCGTCACTGGCAAACTGGTTTGGTTTCCGGAAGAGCAAACTTCCCGCTCCAGCTGGAAAGAAAGCAGACTTGCCCAAaggaagagaggaaaaaaaggagatgaAAATTGGATCGATGCTTGGCGTCAAACAGACAAAGCTAGACAAGAAGAAggacaagaagaaaaatgacagtGTGGAGACCCAGAATCAATCTGAGTTGAACAACAAGCTCAGCTCCATCATGGACCACTGTAACAATCAAATGGGCCAGATTGCCAGTCAGATCCAGTGCACAACGGCGCTCATCGGCAAGGACCAGTTCGTAAAAGAGCTTCTTGGCAG GGCTGCTGAAAAAGCCAACTTGGTGACTACAACGCCAACTGGGATCTCCACACCTAAGAAACATTCTGAGATTAAAGGAGACATCAAAACCTGCCCAGATGCAACT ACGCTCCTAATGTGTCAGAAGCTCAAAATGGGGTGTGACAACAAGGAGGGGTGTGTGGGAGATGCTGCTAGCCAAGACAACCTGATAG GCTCCAGTTGTCAGATGAGAACACTGGACAGCGGGATTGGCACCTTCCCTCTCCCTGACTCGGTCACGCGAGCCAACGGACGGCACCACTCAAAGTGTGACCCCGGGCCAGATAAGGTTGCTGCCGAAGTCCGAGCGGAGCCTCCCTCACCTTCTTCAGAATGCTCACAACGGCGTGTCAAAATGCCTTCCCTACCCATCACCTGCCTGCATGCACCTGGAAGCTTGGGTCACTCCTTCTCAGACCCATTTCTTACTCACAGTGGTTCCAACACAGATGTTCAGACACGATTACCCAAACCATCTG GAGCAAACAGAACCAAGCGGTTGAGTCTGTTCACCCCTCGGAGTAGTGCTTCAGCCTCATATGGGTATAAAGATGACGAAACTGTGCGGAGGAGAAAAGCCAGCGACCATGACATTTCTGCC gaAAGAGCCCTGCGATTGTGTACAACATACTCAGGTAGCAGCAGTGGCAGTGACACTGAGACCGAACTTAAGCAGCCTGGAATGACTTTAAGCCCTCTGCAAAGCTCAAGGATCAACTGCAGCAATACGACCAACCCAG AAGGACATTCCTCCTGGGAAGACGGTCATCTACCCCAAACAGCCGTGCTCTCCGGACATCACCGTGGAGTCCCTTAA